A genomic stretch from Flavobacterium sp. KS-LB2 includes:
- a CDS encoding efflux RND transporter periplasmic adaptor subunit encodes MSFKLQSLFYLLVLNLLSCSKNETEAIKPTVGAVTESVYASGVIKADGQYTVYATVNGTLLKVNVTAGQSITKGQLLFEFESDKAELNTENARLAYQLSLESSRYIQDKIAEMEMKAQASRDKLTLDESIYNRNKNIKNQGGISEVDFERVELAYKSSKINYESAKKQLSQLKVQLKNDQSRNSVNLKINQKFQNDFSIKSAFSGQLFDVLVKEGTVVTSQTPLAIIGQKNSFLLELEVDENDMVRVRTGQKVLVTMDSYKGQVFDAVIDKIYPIMEERSRTFKIEAHFIKPPQKLYPNLTAEANIIIQIKNNAITIPKTYLVEGKYVLVNEDEKREVKTGLSDYQKVEIVSGLTAEETIYKPK; translated from the coding sequence ATGAGTTTTAAATTACAATCCCTATTTTATTTGTTAGTTCTTAATTTGCTTTCATGTTCCAAAAATGAAACAGAAGCAATCAAACCAACAGTTGGAGCAGTTACGGAGAGTGTTTATGCTTCTGGAGTTATAAAAGCAGATGGGCAGTACACGGTTTACGCCACCGTAAATGGTACATTACTGAAAGTAAATGTTACAGCTGGACAATCTATTACTAAAGGGCAACTATTATTTGAATTTGAAAGTGATAAAGCGGAGCTAAATACAGAGAATGCTCGATTAGCGTATCAACTAAGTTTGGAAAGTAGCCGTTACATTCAGGATAAAATTGCCGAAATGGAAATGAAAGCCCAAGCAAGCAGAGACAAATTGACTTTAGATGAATCTATTTACAATCGAAATAAAAACATTAAGAATCAGGGAGGAATTTCCGAAGTTGATTTTGAAAGAGTCGAATTAGCCTATAAAAGTTCTAAAATTAATTATGAATCGGCCAAAAAACAATTGTCACAACTCAAAGTACAATTAAAAAATGACCAAAGCAGAAATAGTGTCAACCTAAAAATCAATCAGAAATTCCAAAATGATTTTAGCATTAAAAGCGCCTTTTCTGGACAACTATTTGATGTGTTAGTTAAAGAAGGAACAGTAGTTACTTCTCAAACTCCTTTGGCAATTATTGGACAGAAAAACTCCTTTTTACTGGAACTTGAAGTAGACGAAAACGACATGGTTCGTGTGAGAACTGGTCAAAAAGTACTCGTGACAATGGATAGCTACAAAGGACAGGTTTTTGATGCAGTCATTGATAAAATTTACCCAATAATGGAGGAGCGCTCCCGTACTTTTAAAATCGAGGCACATTTTATAAAACCACCCCAAAAACTCTACCCAAATCTTACCGCTGAAGCAAATATTATCATTCAGATAAAGAATAATGCCATCACAATTCCGAAAACATATTTAGTAGAAGGCAAGTATGTTTTAGTAAATGAAGATGAAAAACGCGAAGTGAAAACCGGTTTAAGCGATTATCAAAAAGTGGAAATAGTATCGGGATTAACCGCCGAAGAAACGATTTATAAACCAAAATAA